In Paenibacillus kyungheensis, the following are encoded in one genomic region:
- a CDS encoding Zn-dependent hydrolase yields MQQQKLFINAQRLADTIEQFADFGRTANNGVTRLALSEQDIAVRGYFHSCCEQLGMTVVVDDMGCMYATLAGTEDTPPIVLGSHMDTVKKGGRFDGILGVIAGLEIVRTLVDHGITPRIPITVMNFTNEEGARFEPSMMASGVLSGKFAKTDMLNKKDSDGITFGDALVQSGYAGEESNRIQAATAYLELHIEQGPVLEREKLHIGLVDCVVGMVCYEIEITGESDHAGTTPMDMRKDAFFAMNDLVSTLRTQLSALDSELVYTMGRANIYPNIHTVIPNKVIFTLEARHKNEEVVREVERIIQSLPAVQGDCEVTTTKLWGRDTVWFDPAICERLERSVQTLGYSYKTMASGAGHDAQFVASFLPSAMVFVPSVNGKSHCEEELTSYEDCEKGINVLLDTVLGILEG; encoded by the coding sequence ATGCAACAACAAAAATTATTTATTAATGCTCAACGATTAGCAGATACGATCGAACAATTTGCTGATTTTGGACGGACAGCCAATAATGGTGTGACACGATTAGCATTAAGTGAACAAGATATTGCGGTACGCGGTTACTTTCACTCCTGTTGTGAACAATTAGGGATGACAGTCGTTGTCGATGATATGGGATGTATGTACGCCACATTAGCAGGAACAGAAGATACGCCTCCTATTGTACTCGGTTCTCATATGGATACAGTCAAAAAAGGTGGTCGTTTTGATGGGATATTAGGAGTGATCGCCGGGCTGGAAATTGTCCGCACTCTGGTAGATCATGGTATTACGCCCCGTATTCCAATTACAGTGATGAATTTTACCAATGAAGAAGGCGCACGCTTTGAACCTTCGATGATGGCTTCTGGAGTATTGTCCGGTAAATTTGCCAAAACAGATATGTTAAATAAAAAAGATAGCGACGGCATTACATTTGGCGATGCGTTAGTCCAAAGCGGGTATGCAGGAGAAGAGAGCAACCGAATCCAAGCAGCAACAGCTTACCTAGAATTACATATAGAACAAGGGCCTGTGTTAGAACGCGAAAAATTACACATTGGTCTGGTAGATTGTGTGGTTGGTATGGTCTGTTATGAGATTGAGATTACCGGTGAATCGGATCATGCAGGGACTACGCCTATGGATATGCGCAAAGATGCTTTTTTTGCGATGAATGATCTGGTAAGTACACTTCGCACGCAATTAAGTGCTTTGGATTCGGAATTAGTCTATACTATGGGACGAGCTAATATATATCCCAATATTCATACCGTGATCCCGAACAAAGTCATTTTTACACTAGAAGCCAGACACAAAAACGAAGAGGTCGTCCGCGAAGTAGAGCGTATTATTCAGTCTTTACCTGCGGTACAAGGAGATTGCGAAGTGACTACCACCAAATTATGGGGACGTGATACCGTCTGGTTCGATCCTGCCATTTGCGAAAGACTGGAAAGATCGGTTCAGACATTAGGATATTCCTATAAAACAATGGCAAGCGGAGCCGGACACGATGCCCAATTTGTCGCTTCTTTTTTGCCCTCTGCAATGGTATTTGTACCGAGCGTGAATGGAAAAAGTCATTGTGAAGAAGAGCTGACTTCATATGAGGATTGTGAGAAAGGGATTAATGTGTTGCTGGATACGGTGTTAGGGATATTGGAAGGTTAA
- a CDS encoding threonine aldolase family protein gives MYNTPESASSKQPSLTLREAFAQTEYILPGHSDRNINVLQQAFADIDGDLSSDQYGRGQVIEDFQKQMADVLGKESAVFFPTGTMAQQIALRIWCDRHNSAKVAYHPLCHLEIHEEDGLKELHHIQSILLADQDRLITLADVKQMDQDIACLLLELPQREIGGQLPPYSELQAISEYCRKQGISIHLDGARLFEILPYYQKTAAEVCALFDSVYISFYKGIGGIAGAILAGPSDFTAESKVWKRRHGGDLISLYPYILSSKYYYEQRVGNMEQYYKEAVQLAQWMNKCTAIHTLPEVPVSNMFHIHFELPKEQIEPILIEMCQATGVGIVQYLTDKKEGAHCSTELVIGARYEHVPQDRIQKALAWLDQRLKEVTANQ, from the coding sequence ATGTACAATACACCAGAATCTGCTTCATCCAAGCAACCCTCTTTAACCTTACGAGAAGCATTTGCACAAACGGAATATATCTTACCTGGTCATAGCGATCGGAATATAAATGTGTTGCAACAAGCATTTGCAGACATCGATGGTGATCTTTCCAGTGATCAGTATGGTCGTGGACAAGTGATCGAAGATTTCCAGAAACAGATGGCAGACGTGTTAGGCAAAGAAAGTGCAGTGTTCTTCCCAACAGGTACGATGGCACAACAGATTGCTTTGCGTATCTGGTGTGATCGCCACAATAGTGCAAAAGTGGCTTACCATCCTTTATGCCATTTAGAGATTCATGAAGAAGATGGATTGAAAGAATTGCACCATATTCAGTCGATTTTGCTAGCGGATCAAGATCGCCTGATTACCCTTGCAGATGTAAAGCAAATGGATCAAGATATTGCCTGCTTATTGCTTGAATTGCCTCAACGTGAGATCGGTGGACAATTACCACCATATAGCGAACTACAAGCTATCTCTGAATACTGTCGTAAACAAGGTATTTCGATCCATCTGGATGGCGCTCGTTTGTTTGAAATTTTACCGTATTACCAAAAAACAGCCGCTGAAGTATGTGCATTATTCGATAGTGTCTACATATCCTTTTACAAAGGCATCGGTGGTATTGCAGGAGCTATCTTAGCTGGGCCGAGCGATTTTACCGCAGAATCTAAAGTCTGGAAAAGAAGACATGGTGGCGATCTGATCAGCTTGTATCCGTATATTCTGAGCTCCAAATATTACTACGAACAACGTGTCGGCAACATGGAACAATACTACAAAGAAGCGGTGCAATTAGCCCAGTGGATGAACAAATGCACAGCTATTCACACGCTACCTGAAGTGCCTGTCTCCAACATGTTCCATATTCATTTCGAACTGCCCAAAGAACAAATCGAACCGATCTTAATCGAAATGTGTCAGGCGACAGGTGTAGGTATCGTGCAATACTTAACAGACAAAAAAGAAGGGGCTCACTGTTCGACTGAATTAGTAATCGGTGCTCGCTACGAACATGTTCCTCAAGATCGTATCCAAAAAGCGCTAGCATGGCTAGATCAACGTTTGAAAGAAGTCACAGCAAACCAATAG
- a CDS encoding FAD-dependent oxidoreductase, whose product MNRQKSLLLWSLLLVVIIIALIPLGMKMFSASNNAQQAPTSSQTTTDSTYDPTDTPAPAPVAPTISKTYDLVVIGSEVEGILMAKAAHDQGQSVLIIDPREKPGGQLIQGQMLVLDEPNTNKKKSLVQGEMKKLYNAYNVGDIRTEKQFIDYYNSLIQGIPLQSGIQIEGIQQSDADANYAITSLTYKTTDQQSHTIAAKYWVENSDYNALTSKLHVTRIPGVESIFGGDKPEYMAATYMLRFKGVDWLKLHSATLLDYPLTNLEAKYGTNTYVDYDFGTGFNKITENFKSLDPQLKLRGINSTYQKNGEVIINALLIYDVDPANPESVQSAIAKGKAEAPRVLTFLKENIPGYEHAELNGFPDYLYIRDYNRFETDYVLSYEDVVASKMFWDNVSIGGYPMDIQGTRAVPTGKGYGKPDFYGIPLRSFELKSYDNVLVAGKNVGASIKAYGSARITPTTALAAETMGIILGRETKKLRDLNEEDFKRIHRYLSEDYNIKLD is encoded by the coding sequence GTGAACAGACAGAAATCTTTACTTTTGTGGAGTCTTTTACTTGTCGTCATTATTATTGCTCTTATTCCTTTAGGCATGAAAATGTTCTCCGCATCCAATAATGCTCAACAAGCGCCTACATCCAGCCAGACGACAACAGATTCTACATACGACCCAACAGATACTCCAGCGCCAGCACCTGTAGCACCTACCATTTCCAAAACGTACGACCTTGTCGTGATTGGTAGTGAAGTCGAAGGGATTCTTATGGCCAAAGCCGCACACGATCAAGGGCAAAGTGTTCTGATTATCGATCCACGTGAAAAGCCCGGTGGACAATTGATACAAGGACAGATGCTTGTACTGGATGAACCGAATACCAACAAAAAGAAAAGTCTGGTTCAAGGTGAAATGAAAAAGCTATACAATGCTTATAATGTAGGCGATATTCGTACAGAAAAACAATTTATAGACTATTATAACAGCTTAATTCAAGGGATTCCGCTTCAAAGTGGGATTCAGATTGAAGGCATTCAGCAAAGTGATGCAGATGCTAACTATGCGATTACTTCACTAACGTATAAAACAACAGACCAACAATCCCATACGATTGCAGCGAAGTATTGGGTTGAAAATAGTGATTACAATGCGCTCACGTCCAAGCTCCATGTGACTCGGATTCCTGGAGTAGAATCGATTTTCGGTGGTGACAAGCCTGAATATATGGCGGCAACGTATATGCTACGGTTCAAAGGCGTAGACTGGCTAAAGCTTCATAGTGCGACATTGTTAGATTATCCTTTAACCAATCTTGAAGCAAAATACGGTACTAATACGTATGTCGATTATGATTTTGGGACAGGCTTTAACAAGATTACCGAAAACTTCAAATCGCTAGACCCACAGCTCAAATTGCGTGGTATTAACTCGACCTATCAGAAAAATGGCGAAGTGATTATCAATGCACTGCTCATCTATGATGTCGATCCTGCGAATCCAGAGTCAGTACAATCGGCTATTGCTAAAGGTAAAGCCGAAGCGCCACGTGTATTAACTTTTCTCAAAGAAAATATTCCGGGGTATGAACATGCAGAGTTAAATGGATTCCCGGATTACTTGTATATTCGAGATTATAATCGCTTCGAAACAGATTATGTATTATCTTACGAAGATGTCGTAGCTAGTAAAATGTTCTGGGACAATGTCAGTATTGGTGGTTACCCGATGGATATTCAAGGAACACGTGCTGTGCCAACTGGTAAAGGATACGGCAAACCGGATTTCTACGGGATTCCACTGCGTTCCTTTGAATTGAAATCTTACGACAATGTTCTGGTAGCTGGCAAAAATGTGGGCGCTTCGATCAAAGCTTACGGTAGTGCACGTATTACCCCAACAACCGCACTTGCAGCTGAGACGATGGGAATCATTTTAGGACGGGAAACGAAAAAATTACGTGATCTGAATGAAGAAGATTTCAAGCGAATTCATCGGTATTTGAGTGAGGATTACAATATTAAGTTGGACTGA
- a CDS encoding peptide-methionine (S)-S-oxide reductase MsrA, which produces MSTQHTEYRSQSDEQLTLAMGCFWSPEALFGQFTGVIQTATGYAGGTTSHPTYRELGDHSESIEMTFHPQEISLEQLLCCFWDNHRPDAINGYKGRQYMSILFYRNQQQYEVILRVQQQYAPESLSTEIVPYTDFTEAEERHQKYYLQRKPELFKGWVDHLGNHENLFHSTIGTRLNALSKGHMTWADIIKEWENKELQHVAKRQRHNILEWIQQSSTND; this is translated from the coding sequence ATGAGTACACAACACACAGAATATAGATCACAATCCGATGAGCAATTGACGTTAGCGATGGGATGCTTTTGGAGCCCTGAAGCATTGTTCGGACAATTCACAGGTGTGATCCAGACGGCAACTGGATATGCAGGAGGAACTACAAGTCATCCAACATACCGCGAGCTAGGAGACCATTCGGAAAGTATAGAGATGACATTTCATCCGCAAGAGATATCTTTAGAACAATTGCTCTGTTGCTTTTGGGACAATCACCGTCCTGATGCGATCAATGGATATAAAGGTAGACAGTATATGTCGATTCTTTTTTATCGTAATCAGCAACAATATGAAGTGATTTTACGTGTTCAACAGCAGTATGCACCAGAGTCGCTCAGTACAGAAATTGTTCCTTATACCGATTTTACAGAAGCAGAAGAGCGTCACCAGAAGTATTATTTGCAACGAAAGCCAGAACTGTTCAAGGGTTGGGTAGACCATTTAGGAAATCATGAAAATCTTTTTCACTCTACAATAGGTACACGATTAAATGCACTTTCCAAAGGACATATGACTTGGGCAGATATAATAAAAGAGTGGGAAAACAAAGAATTACAACACGTTGCCAAAAGACAACGGCATAATATATTGGAATGGATACAGCAAAGCTCTACAAATGACTAA
- a CDS encoding LacI family DNA-binding transcriptional regulator — MKASIFDVAKRSGLSVVTVSRVLNGAGTVREKNRQKVMDAIKELDYRPSAAARSLARGRTGIIGLIVTTLHDSFFDAVAKEINDTLALQGYFLAVSVSRSFGNQESHYLIQEDRVDGLILLSPVEEERFVSELKKRNIPYVLIDNQLSENNASAITIDNYNGGYEATRHLLELGHTKIAHLCGLDVFTSTRDRRQGFIDALQEAELEPFAIIQGDYSMDFGYQTGKKWLADNQLPTAVFAGDDYIAIGLINALTEAGIRVPEQVSVIGYDDQDIASQLRPFLTTMKQPADQIGLAAADMILRKISNQSKRTTGLKLKSELIIRQSTAQVSND, encoded by the coding sequence ATGAAAGCCAGTATATTTGATGTTGCTAAAAGATCAGGATTATCTGTTGTAACCGTTTCACGTGTGCTTAATGGTGCAGGAACAGTGCGTGAAAAAAATCGCCAAAAAGTGATGGATGCAATCAAAGAATTAGATTATCGTCCAAGCGCTGCTGCTCGTTCTCTTGCTCGTGGTCGTACCGGAATTATTGGATTGATTGTAACAACACTACATGATTCATTTTTTGATGCTGTCGCTAAAGAAATCAATGATACATTAGCGCTTCAAGGTTATTTTTTAGCAGTATCGGTATCTCGTAGCTTTGGTAATCAGGAAAGTCATTATTTGATTCAAGAAGATCGGGTCGATGGGTTGATTTTGTTATCTCCTGTAGAAGAAGAACGTTTTGTATCGGAATTGAAAAAGCGTAATATTCCTTATGTGCTGATCGATAATCAATTGTCTGAAAACAATGCGTCTGCGATCACGATTGATAATTACAATGGTGGTTATGAAGCGACTCGTCATCTATTGGAATTGGGACACACTAAGATCGCTCATTTGTGTGGATTAGATGTATTTACGAGTACAAGAGATCGTAGACAAGGATTTATCGATGCTTTGCAAGAAGCAGAACTGGAGCCATTTGCTATTATACAAGGTGATTACAGTATGGATTTTGGGTATCAGACAGGGAAAAAGTGGTTGGCTGATAACCAATTGCCGACAGCTGTTTTTGCAGGGGATGATTATATCGCTATCGGTCTAATTAATGCGCTGACAGAAGCAGGTATACGTGTACCGGAACAAGTCTCTGTTATTGGCTATGATGATCAGGATATCGCTTCACAGTTGCGTCCATTTTTGACTACGATGAAACAACCGGCAGATCAGATTGGACTAGCGGCGGCAGATATGATTTTGCGCAAAATCAGTAATCAGAGTAAGCGTACTACAGGACTCAAATTAAAATCAGAATTGATTATTAGGCAATCGACAGCGCAAGTTAGCAACGATTAG